The sequence ATAACTTTCAATTGATGGAGTTGCAGATCCTAACAAAACTTTTGCACCATGCATTCTTGCAAGCATTAATGCACTGTCTCTTGCATTATACCTTGGTGCAGGATCAAATTGCTTATAGGTATTTTCATGTTCCTCGTCAACAATAACAAGACCAAGATTATTAAACGGTAAAAATACTGAAGATCTAACACCAAGCACAATTTTATAAGGATTTTTTGCTTGATTTTCCTGAAGAACATTTAAATATGTTTCAACTCTTTCAGAATCGCTAAATTTACTGTGATAAATTCCTACATAATTTCCGAACACTTTTCTTAGCCTGTTTATTATCTGACCTGTAAGCGCAATCTCAGGCAACAAATAAAGAACCTGCTTCCCTTGTTTTATATATTCATCTATTAAATGTATATAAATTTCTGTCTTGCCACTTGATGTAACACCGTGTAACAAAACCGTATCCTTTTCAATAAAATATTTTCTAATATTGTTTATAGCCTCTATCTGAATAACATTTAGCTCAGCTAACTCTGCATTTTCCTCAGAAAAATCAAACAATCTGCTTACTTCTTTTTCATATACCCTTAAAATATTCTTCTTTTGCAGTTCACGTAAAGCATTTGCAGCACCAGTAATCTGTTTTAGGAAATCTGTTTTCTTTAAACTTTTTTGTTCTGAAGTGAAAATTTTTGATAATCCGGCAAAAAGTAGTAAAACATCTGCCTGCTTCGGAGATTTACTTAATTTTTCGTATATAGAATTAAAATGTTCTTCATTTTCTATCTCAGGTGAAATTGAAATATATTCCTCAAATCTTGGGATATACCGCTCAGTAAGGGATTCCTCAACAACAATTATTTTTTTAGAAACCAAAGAACCAATTAGCATATATACATTTCGCTTTTCGGTTACCTTAATTACATCTTCTATAACAATACTCCCATGTTCTTTTAATAAATCAACAACAATAGTTTCATCGTCCAGTAATTCACCATGATTCATGAAATTTTCACCAGGAAGAATTACAGACTCACTTTCAAGCTTAAGACCTGATGGCAAAGCCGCTTTAAATACTTCACCAGGTGTACACATGTAGTACATGCTGATCCATTGCCAGAAAGTAAGCTGAAACTGATTAACTATAGGGTTGGCATCAATAATCTGAAGAATATCTTTAACCTCAAATTTAGGCTCGTTGTTATGAATATTGCAAACTATTGCAGTGTATAATTTCTTTTTACCAAACTGAACAACAACACGCTTACCTGGCTTTATCAATTTCACTAACGATTCGGGAACAGAATAAGTAAAATATCCCGGCAAAGCAAGCGGAAGTAAAACATCGGTAAAAGTTTGTTTTGTGGGCATTAAGAAAACTAATAAAAAAAAATTATTAAGTAACCATAACACTATTACAAATATGTAATAAATGCTACTTTATATTATAAAATTATTAAAAATAAATTTTTAAACTAGAATTACTTTATTCTTAATAAAAATCACACTTTAAACATTTAGAACCTCAACAAGTTCTAACAATTTAGGATCTATTGGCTTATGAGTTTTAACTGATTTACTGAAAGGGACGTATGCTACCTGTTGATTTTGAATGCCCACCATAATACTTCGTTGATCTTCCATTAATGCATCAACAGCAGCTGCACCTAAACGACTTGCCAAATAACGGTCATAAGCAGATGGAGATCCACCTCTTTGTATATGTCCAAGCACAGTTACACGAACACTATAATCGTGAAAATCTTTTTCAACCGCTTTAGCAATTTCAAATGCACCTCCGGCTTTTTCACCTTCGGCGACTAAAATAATGTTACTTGATTTTTTTCGTTTAAACCCATTCTCTAAATGCTCCTTTAAAGTTGCAAGAGGAGTTTCAACTTCTGGAATTAATACAGCTTCTGCACCACAAGCTATGCCTGCTCTTATTGCAATAAAACCAGCATCGCGTCCCATTACTTCGATAAAAAACAAACGTTCATGAGAACTTGCAGTATCCCGAATTTTATCAACAGCTTCAATAACTGTATTTAACGCAGTATCGTAACCAATAGTATCGTCGGTTCCGTAGATATCATTATCTATTGTTCCGGGAATACCAATACAAGGAATATCATATTTATTGCTAAATTCTAAAGCGCCTCTAAAAGAACCATCACCACCAATAATTACTAAGGCATCAATATTATTTAGTTTCAAATTCTGATATGCAGTCTCCATTCCTTCTGCTGTCATAAACTCCTTACTTCTGGCAGTTTTCAGAAATGTTCCACCACGCTGAACAGTGTTTGCAACATCGTGCGATTTAAGCTCCTTTATCTGATTAAATATCATTCCTTGATACCCATGACGAATACCAAAAACTCTAAATCCGTGAAAAATACCAGCTCTTACAACAGCTCTGATAGCAGCATTCATACCAGGTGAATCACCACCTGATGTAAGTACTCCAATGTTTGTAATTTTTCCCATAATATTATAAATTAAATTGTTTTATTTCATCTGAAATTTTTTCCATTAACCATCGAGGTGTTGATGTTGCACCACAAATACCAACTGTATCATTCTGTTTAAACCAGGCTTTGTCAACCTCAATTAATTCTGACACAAAATAAGTTCTTGGATTTGCTTCCTGACACACCTTAAAAAGCACTTTACCATTTGAACTTTTTTTTCCACTAACAAATATTACAACATCATGTTTTTCACAAAATATCTTTAGTTCGGTTTGTCTGGAAGATACTTGTCTGCATGTTGAGTCGTGAGAATTAAGAATAACCTCACCACCCATTTCTTCCATTCGTGTTTTAATTTCGTTTATTATCTCTTTATAACTTTCATTATTCTGAGTTGTTTGTGAAAATATTGTTATAGGTTTTGAAAAATCTATTTTATTTAATTCACTTACATCACCAACAACTATAGCTTTTCCATTTGTCTGACCAACCAATCCGTTTACTTCTGCATGTCCTTCTTTTCCATAAATAACAATTTG is a genomic window of Bacteroidia bacterium containing:
- a CDS encoding 4-hydroxy-3-methylbut-2-enyl diphosphate reductase produces the protein MEVEIDKNSGFCFGVVFAIKKAEEELLKYGKLYCLGDIVHNNLEVERLKSMGLITIDYDEFKNLHDCSVLIRAHGEPPQTYEIAQRNNITLLDATCPVVLRLQHHIKIGYNDMASQDGQIVIYGKEGHAEVNGLVGQTNGKAIVVGDVSELNKIDFSKPITIFSQTTQNNESYKEIINEIKTRMEEMGGEVILNSHDSTCRQVSSRQTELKIFCEKHDVVIFVSGKKSSNGKVLFKVCQEANPRTYFVSELIEVDKAWFKQNDTVGICGATSTPRWLMEKISDEIKQFNL
- the pfkA gene encoding 6-phosphofructokinase; translated protein: MGKITNIGVLTSGGDSPGMNAAIRAVVRAGIFHGFRVFGIRHGYQGMIFNQIKELKSHDVANTVQRGGTFLKTARSKEFMTAEGMETAYQNLKLNNIDALVIIGGDGSFRGALEFSNKYDIPCIGIPGTIDNDIYGTDDTIGYDTALNTVIEAVDKIRDTASSHERLFFIEVMGRDAGFIAIRAGIACGAEAVLIPEVETPLATLKEHLENGFKRKKSSNIILVAEGEKAGGAFEIAKAVEKDFHDYSVRVTVLGHIQRGGSPSAYDRYLASRLGAAAVDALMEDQRSIMVGIQNQQVAYVPFSKSVKTHKPIDPKLLELVEVLNV
- the priA gene encoding primosomal protein N', which codes for MPTKQTFTDVLLPLALPGYFTYSVPESLVKLIKPGKRVVVQFGKKKLYTAIVCNIHNNEPKFEVKDILQIIDANPIVNQFQLTFWQWISMYYMCTPGEVFKAALPSGLKLESESVILPGENFMNHGELLDDETIVVDLLKEHGSIVIEDVIKVTEKRNVYMLIGSLVSKKIIVVEESLTERYIPRFEEYISISPEIENEEHFNSIYEKLSKSPKQADVLLLFAGLSKIFTSEQKSLKKTDFLKQITGAANALRELQKKNILRVYEKEVSRLFDFSEENAELAELNVIQIEAINNIRKYFIEKDTVLLHGVTSSGKTEIYIHLIDEYIKQGKQVLYLLPEIALTGQIINRLRKVFGNYVGIYHSKFSDSERVETYLNVLQENQAKNPYKIVLGVRSSVFLPFNNLGLVIVDEEHENTYKQFDPAPRYNARDSALMLARMHGAKVLLGSATPSIESYYHAFENRFGLVELTKRFLDIKMPSMIVVDTKEAHRKKQMKSHFSPQLLDSIKQTIDSGKQVILFQNRRGFSPWLECNVCNWIPGCRHCDVKLTYHKYENRLICHYCGFSTNVPATCPACNSSGVTMKGFGTERIEDDLSIIFPEYQIGRLDMDTARTRRKIDLIMEDFETGKTQILVGTQMISKGLDFNNVGLVGVLNADNMLNFPDFRANERSFQLMAQVSGRAGRKGERGKVIIQTSQPEHPVIKYVIENDYLSLFNWQINERQKYNYPPFARMIEFIIKHKQEEVAQTAAYNFSIILKKIFGGRVIGPEKPVISKIQTFYIRHMILKVEKTVALQKVRDLISSAISELKTDPAFKSIIIVSDVDPM